In the genome of Candidatus Tanganyikabacteria bacterium, the window GACGACGACACCGAGGGCGTCCCGGCGGTCGGACTGCGGTTCTGTCGCGCCCTTGGCCAGCTCGCGTGCCCGCCTCCCGAGCTCCAGGAGGGAGCCCATTGGATTGAGCACGTGGCCGATCCCGATTCCGACCGAGAGAGTCGGGGCCTGGCCGGAGGCAAAGAGGGGCGTTCCCCCGGCGGAGGCCGCGGTCAGGTACGTGGCGAAGCCCTGGCGGAGCTCCCGGGCACATTGCAGGGCCCCGGCGACCGGCAGGAACGCCAGGACGTCGTCGCCGCCCGAGAACACGAGATTGCCCCCGTTTCGCTCGGCGATCCGTCGCGCATCCATGGCGAAATCGGCCAGCGCCCTGGAAAACGCGCGGTGTTTCTCCGGGGTCCCGATGCCGGAAAGCGCCTCCCCGACCTTGTCCCCGTCGGCCATGAGGCAGGCCACGTACGGCTCCGGGCTACCGCGGCCTCGGATGAGCCGGGCAAGCTGCTCCGCCACCCGTGCGCGTTCCTCGGGGGGCAAGTCGGACAGCGCCCTGGCCCGCTGATCCGGAAGGAACAGCTCGCCGTCGAAGGGGAAGCGTGAGACCCAGGACGCGGCACGACGGTCGATCTCCTGGGCGCGGGCGCCGCGCAGGAGCTTGCCCATCTCGGTCAGAGTGTCCGGTGGCAAGGCAGTCAGCCAGGGCTCGAACGCGATCCGCGAGATCGGCGCGAACTGATCCGGCTGGCCGCCGAGCCGCTTGACGAGGCCGATCGCGTCGAGCTGCTCGTCCGCGGGTATCCTGTAGCTTTTGGCGATGGCGGCTGCCCGGGCGGACCGGTCCTTGGGCCGGGCCAGCACGGTCTCTCTGAAGCCGTCCAGCGTGGACTTCGGCAGACCGGCCGTGCCGTGCCACTGGGAGAAGTCCCGCAACCGCTTGCGAGCCGCCAGCGCCAGTTCGGCCTCCCGCAGAGCCTCCCGGTATCCGGTCCCGTCGAGTTCGGCCCAGGCGGCGACGACCTCGAGGAACTGGTCGATCGCCCGGTTCAGGTCCACGTCCCTCGTGAGCAGCTCTCCGGCGTTTCCGGCGGCTCGGGTGGCAAACCGCTCCCAGCGCCGGATCACCGCCGCCCGGGCCGCCTCGCAGAGCTCGTCGACGTCGCCTTCCCCGATGGCGACGATGTGGTTCGATACCGGCATTGGCGGAGCGCCGGAGTCGCGCCACATGCTGTCGCAGGGCTCGAGGTCTCCGGAGCCGCGCTCCAGTGCGGGGAACACCAGGCTCCAGCCGGCTTCCGCCAGGTGTTTCGCGGCGGATCGCGACAGCTCGGAGAGCAGATGGGAGCCAAACCAGAGATCCCGGGTCCGGCGCGCTGCCGCGATGAAGTCCTGGACAGGGCCGAGGGAGCAGACCAGCACTCTCGCCATCAGAGGGTTCCTCCGGAGCCGCCGGGGCACTGGCCCGCAAGCCAGTCGAAGAAGGCCTCCTGCACCGAGGCCTTGGCGGCGAGAGCCGTGAAGGGGCACGGGTCGCCGGCGGCAGTCATGGCGGCAATCGGTGCCGCGGAACCTGCCAGGAGGCCCTTCCCGTCGGCCACCCCTACCTCGGCACTCGGTGGGAGTGCACGGTAAAGCCACAGCGCCAGGGCCGCGAAGGCTCCGCCTGGAAGCTGGATGGGCTTGACGATGAGCGGGCTGGCCAGGCGCTGGCGGGCCTCCTGGCCGGGCCCGGTGCGCCAGGTGAGGGACACGTTGTCCGGTTCCTTCAGGGCGCCTTTCGCGCCTCCCCTGTCCGTCCTCTGGAACTGGACCTGGATGGGCAGGCCAAACTGGGCCCGGGGCCATACAGGGGTCGCGTTGAAGACGAGGGGATGCGAGAGCGTGAACCCGCGATTGCGGGCCAGGTAGAGCCGCCGGATCTTGTCGGCCTCCGGCCATCGCGTCTGCCCCGGCCGGGCCGCGAGGCCTTGACCTACCACGGGGCGCCGCCGGGCGTGGCGTCCCGGGTCGGCGGTGTCGATCGACTGGCTCGAGGCCTGGCGGAAGTCCCGCAGCCAGGCCAGAGCCTCGTGCCAGGCCTGCAGGGCAGCGT includes:
- the cas10 gene encoding type III-B CRISPR-associated protein Cas10/Cmr2, translated to MARVLVCSLGPVQDFIAAARRTRDLWFGSHLLSELSRSAAKHLAEAGWSLVFPALERGSGDLEPCDSMWRDSGAPPMPVSNHIVAIGEGDVDELCEAARAAVIRRWERFATRAAGNAGELLTRDVDLNRAIDQFLEVVAAWAELDGTGYREALREAELALAARKRLRDFSQWHGTAGLPKSTLDGFRETVLARPKDRSARAAAIAKSYRIPADEQLDAIGLVKRLGGQPDQFAPISRIAFEPWLTALPPDTLTEMGKLLRGARAQEIDRRAASWVSRFPFDGELFLPDQRARALSDLPPEERARVAEQLARLIRGRGSPEPYVACLMADGDKVGEALSGIGTPEKHRAFSRALADFAMDARRIAERNGGNLVFSGGDDVLAFLPVAGALQCARELRQGFATYLTAASAGGTPLFASGQAPTLSVGIGIGHVLNPMGSLLELGRRARELAKGATEPQSDRRDALGVVVEKRVGSEAAFRGRWHDDPADRIERVAELLKSGRLPGGLPYEVRGILARLPRAAQAPVWQAILIQEIRRTVAHKEPGAGDSALTPAEIELDLPHGPGFEALKQRAASWVDLCLCAQMFARCGQGAPPVAQEVAS